GTGTTGATCGACCGCATCTGCACCCCGGCCGAATCCACCAAGCAGGACAGCATCAACCGCGGCCTGACCTACTACAACGACCACCTCGCCGAGTCGCTGCCGCGGGAGTACGCCCGGGTGCTGTCGCCGCTGCACGAGTTGATCGGCGAAATCCTGAACCGCGGCATCGACGAGGGCAGCTTCCGGCCGGGCCTCGAGGTGGAGACCACGGCGGCGTTGATCATGCAGGCGGTGCTCGGAGCCATGCGACTGCGGAGCCTGGGCGCCGAACTCAACGGGGTGCCCATCGACGGCGAGCACATCTACGAATTCTGTGTCCGCGGCCTGCTGCCCTGACTCGTCTTCGCTGCTAGACCACCCTTTTACGACCAACCTGTCGGCCCGTCTACCGTCGTGGTAACGTCATTACCGTTATCGACCAATCAGACTCTCTGGAGGCGGACATGCCCTCGCGCGAGCTTCCCTATCCCGTGTTCGACGCCGACAATCACTTTTACGAGCCGAAGGAAGCGCTGACGCAATTCCTGCCGGACAACCGCAAGGGCGTCATCGACTACATCGATGTCCACGGCCGCACCAAGATCGTGGTGCGCAACACGATCAGTGACTACATCCCCAACCCGACCTTCGAGGTCGTCGCCCGCCCGGGCGCGCAGGAGGAGTACTTCAAGCACGGCAGCGGCGGCAAGAGTTTCCGCGAGATCATGGGCAAGCCGATGAAGGCCATCCCCGCCTTCCGCAATCCCGAGGCGCGCCTCGAGGTGCTCGACGGGCTGGGCCTGGACTACACGATCATGTTCCCGACCCTGGCCAGCCTGGTCGAGGAACGCCTCAAGGACGACCCGGACCTGATCCTCGACATCATCCACGCGCTGAACCAGTGGATGTATGAGACGTGGCAGTTCAACTACGAGGGCCGGATCTTCTCCACCCCGGTCATCGACCTGGCTGTCGTCGACCGCGCGCTCGAAGAACTCGAATGGTGCCTGGAGCGCGGCGCCAAAACGGTGCTGGTGCGGCCCGCCCCGGTGCCCGGCTACCGCGGAACCCGCTCGCTCGGCCTGCCGGAGTTCGATCCGTTCTGGGACGCCTGCGTCAAGGCCGGCATCCCGGTGTGCATGCACGCCTCGGACAGTGGCTACGCCGCTTACCTCAACGACTGGGAGCCCGCCGACGAGTTCCTGCCGTTCAAGCCGACGGCGTTCCGGATGGTGTCGATGGGCAAGCGACCCATCGAGGACACCATGGCGGCGCTGGTGTGCCACGGTGCGCTGACCCGCAACCCGGATCTGCGCATCCTGTCGATCGAGAACGGCGCGTCGTGGGTGCCCTACCTGTTCTATCAATTCAAAGACGTGTATTCGAAGATGCCGCAAGAGTTTCCCGAAGACCCGATCGAGGCGTTCAAGCGGGCCGTCTACGTGGCACCGTTCTGGGAGGACGACTTCAAGAAGATGTCGGAGCTGTGCGGTGTCGACCGCATCATCTTCGGCTCGGACTGGCCGCATCCCGAAGGCCTCGCCGATCCGA
This is a stretch of genomic DNA from Mycobacterium sp. ELW1. It encodes these proteins:
- a CDS encoding amidohydrolase family protein, with the protein product MPSRELPYPVFDADNHFYEPKEALTQFLPDNRKGVIDYIDVHGRTKIVVRNTISDYIPNPTFEVVARPGAQEEYFKHGSGGKSFREIMGKPMKAIPAFRNPEARLEVLDGLGLDYTIMFPTLASLVEERLKDDPDLILDIIHALNQWMYETWQFNYEGRIFSTPVIDLAVVDRALEELEWCLERGAKTVLVRPAPVPGYRGTRSLGLPEFDPFWDACVKAGIPVCMHASDSGYAAYLNDWEPADEFLPFKPTAFRMVSMGKRPIEDTMAALVCHGALTRNPDLRILSIENGASWVPYLFYQFKDVYSKMPQEFPEDPIEAFKRAVYVAPFWEDDFKKMSELCGVDRIIFGSDWPHPEGLADPINLVDDLQAQGLTEEEQRKVMGGNLVDLFNVPNVSVHKPDVPALVIA
- a CDS encoding TetR/AcrR family transcriptional regulator, encoding MAKANERSPEAVRADPDSRESRFMRSALSILAETGRTDFTVLEVVERSKTSLRSFYQHFSTKDELLLALIDTIMAESTRHWRTETDALPAAEAMRVLIDRICTPAESTKQDSINRGLTYYNDHLAESLPREYARVLSPLHELIGEILNRGIDEGSFRPGLEVETTAALIMQAVLGAMRLRSLGAELNGVPIDGEHIYEFCVRGLLP